Proteins encoded by one window of Panicum virgatum strain AP13 chromosome 7N, P.virgatum_v5, whole genome shotgun sequence:
- the LOC120682957 gene encoding transcription factor bHLH112-like — translation MGDHAEMLHAAPAVVYSGAGAGGAVPHGGGWWNAAVPAPTCSTDLAGFGTWSAALAASYDIAVEGGKAKSTTTASSESPGNNSSVTFQEPTGVADPVVGIGAAVHQQPLAAGYTDWTHPYMSGGATLHGFQQDGHQDMSSRTEQQSPMAASSLMSPSSNNLALQGHHQEQDHHHQQLLSSFGSELLLSPTSPYGFQSSSLLRSLMEPTAPAAAKPALPGFVQQYDQYGQQMGQQASPAAARFAPGAIREPLQFTNDAPFWNSSAGFGVPAAAVPDEASVRSVKPSPAPRAATVALKTAFEGVGESSPIIKKKKANGEPAFKKPRLQTPSPLPTFKVRKEKLGDRITALQQLVSPFGKTDTASVLHETIEYIKFLHDQVGALSAPYLKNGPQVHVPQLKSSSPEKSKDDSHGEISLKGRGLCLVPISSTFAVASEVPVDFWTPFGANFR, via the exons ATGGGGGATCACGCCGAGATGTTGCATGCCGCTCCGGCCGTCGTGtacagcggcgccggcgccggcggcgctgtcCCTCATGGCGGCGGCTGGTGGAACGCGGCGGTGCCCGCGCCGACCTGCTCGACGGACCTGGCCGGGTTCGGCACGTGGTCGGCCGCCCTGGCTGCCAGCTACGATATAGCAGTCGAGGGGGGCAAGGCCAAGAGCACCACCACGGCCTCGTCGGAATCGCCGGGGAACAACAGCTCCGTGACCTTCCAAGAACCGACCGGCGTCGCCGATCCGGTCGTCGGCATCGGCGCCGCCGTGCACCAGCAGCCTCTTGCTGCTGGTTACACCGATTGGACACATCCCTACAT GAGCGGTGGAGCTACTCTGCATGGGTTCCAGCAAGATGGCCACCAGGACATGAGCTcaagaactgagcagcagaGCCCCATGGCCGCATCAAGCTTGATGAGCCCTTCATCGAATAACCTAGCCCTGCAAGGTCACCACCAAGAGCaggaccaccaccaccagcagctgctCTCCAGCTTCGGATCCGAGCTGCTCCTGTCGCCGACCTCACCGTACGGCTTCCAGTCGTCGTCTCTGCTAAGAAGTCTCATGGAGCCGACGGCACCGGCGGCAGCGAAGCCGGCTTTGCCGGGGTTCGTCCAGCAGTATGATCAGTACGGCCAGCAGATGGGCCAGCAGGCGTCACCAGCAGCTGCGAGGTTCGCGCCTGGAGCTATCCGGGAGCCACTCCAGTTCACCAACGATGCCCCCTTCTGGAACTCTTCTGCTGGGTTcggcgtgccggcggcggcggtgcctgaCGAAGCTAGCGTTCGTTCTGTCAAAccatcgccggcgccgcgtgCAGCGACCGTTGCATTAAAG ACTGCGTTCGAAGGAGTAGGGGAGTCTAGCCcaatcatcaagaagaagaaggcgaacGGCGAGCCGGCGTTCAAGAAGCCTAGGCTCCAGACGCCGTCGCCATTGCCAACCTTCAAG GTTAGGAAGGAGAAGCTAGGGGACAGGATCACTGCACTCCAACAACTAGTCTCTCCTTTTGGAAAG ACGGACACTGCATCGGTGCTCCATGAGACCATCGAGTACATCAAGTTCCTCCACGACCAAGTTGGT GCCCTTAGTGCTCCATACTTGAAGAACGGCCCTCAAGTGCACGTGCCCCAGTTGAAG AGCTCAAGTCCCGAGAAGTCCAAGGACGACAGTCATGGCGAGATATCACTCAAGGGCCGGGGCCTGTGCCTGGTCCCGATATCCAGCACGTTCGCGGTGGCAAGCGAGGTGCCCGTCGACTTCTGGACTCCGTTTGGCGCCAACTTTAGGTAG